Genomic DNA from Mycolicibacterium helvum:
CAGTGCTTGGTTCCGATTCGTCGTTCGAGAATGTCGCCGGTCGTCCGGTTCAGCCGGATGTGATCGGGAGCGGTGTGGCCGGACACCACCGCCTCGCCCAGGCCCCACGCGGCGTCGATGACGATCTCGTCTGCGAACGGGTCCAGCGGATTGGCGCTCAGCAGCACGCCTGCGACCTGCGGGCGCACCATGCGTTGGATGATCAGTGCGATACCGGTTCCGTCGGTGTTGTCGTGAGCGGAACGGTAGGTCACGGCGCGCGTCTTCTCCAGGGCAGACCAGCAGCTGCGCACGGCGGCACACAACGCGGCCAAGGAATCGATTCCCAGGACCGTCTCGTAGACGCCGGCGAACGAGGCGTCCTCCAGATCCTCGGCCACTGCCGAACTGCGGACGGCCCACAGTTCCCCGGAATGCTCCCCACCGACGCGCTCCCACCATGCCGGCAGTGCGTCGGCCAAGAGTGACTGGCGTGCAACGGGATCCAGCGAGATGGCGGCGTCGATGCACCACGCTTCGGGCACGGTGAGACCGGCCCGCAGTAGTCGGATCAATCCGGTGGCCTTACCACCGAGGCTTCCGATGTCTCCGGTCGTTGTCGCCTGCAGACGTGTGATCATCGCCGGGGCGCCCTGATTGCGTCGACCAACACAGGCACCAGTCGTGGCGCCCACCTCAACGCCTCGAAACCGCCTGCATGCCAGGTATGTTCGACAATCCCCGCGCCGGCGAGGCGCCGGCCGTCGACGTGCGCTTCGAACCGGGTGTGGGTTTCGTCGAGCAGCATGCCGCTCTTGAAGAGGGGAACGTCGCTGGTGGCTGTCCCGGTGACGTGGTAAGACCCGCCGTGCGCGTCACGGATCGTCAGATGCAAGCCGGCCACCCTGTGCGGGCTCTGCCAGGAGTACTCGAGGTCAAAGGAATCAATGGCCACACATTGCCCGGCCCGGTAGATGAACCCGGATTGGGTCTGCGAGCCAGGCTCGCCCGTTTGTGAGGCGGTGAAGGCGAAGTCACCGTCGAACTGGGCCGAGATCCACTCCCAGCCGGTGATGGTCGCCCAGTCTCGTGGTCCCCATGACTTGTCACGGGTACCGAATCCCACGATCTCGTGGTGGCGCCCACGCAGGCGGGTCACGCCTGTGACGGCACCGGGGTGCTCGAAGTGACGTGCTGCCAGCACATGAGCCCCACCTGACTCGGCGAAGTCGAACGGCGAGGCCAGCGCGGTCCAGGTCAGGTCGATGCTGTCCTGGCCGGAAAGCGTGATGCGCCAACTCTGTAGCGGCTCGTTCATGCGGAGCGTCAGCCGGCCGACCCGGAAGCCGTCGCGCATTGACGGTGCCGTCGCGACTTTCTGGTTGATCGCCGCGTAGACGAACTCCCGCCGTCCCCCGCGCATCGTGATCACCACCGCGTCCGCGGTGCCTTCGCGGGCGCGGTAGCCGAGTCGCGCCAATCCGACCGTGTCCTGGGCGACCCAGTTGAAGTAGAAGCTCTCCTGCCAGTGGTCCTGCCGTCCTGGTGGATGGAGTTCTTCGTCGCTGTCGGTCAGGGGAGTGAGCATCCTCACATTAGAATGTAAGCGTTTACTCGCTTTCAACTTGTATCCGCGCTAGCGTTCCTGGCATGGCCTCTGGTCTGCGTAAAAAGCCCCAGCAACAACGCGCCAAGGACACCATCGAGCGCATCGTCGATGCGGGTGCTCGCGTTCTGGTTCAGTACGGCTACGACGGCGCCTCGACGAATCGCATCGCGCAGGAGGCGGGCCTGAGCCCGGGCTCGGTGTACCAGTACTTTCGTGACAAGGATGCGATCGTATTGGCAGTGGTGGAACGCCTCAACGACGACCTGGGCCGCCGGATCGCCGCGGCGTTCCCGTTGACCACCGAGCTATCCCTTGACGAGCTGGCGCGAACCGTCGTGACCTCACTTGTCGATGCGCTGTCATCCCAATCGGATCTTCTCGCGGCATTCCTCGACAGGGTGCCTCGGTTGGCTGACGGCAGCCCGTTCGGTGGTCTGCTGAGTCGCGCCGGCGAACTGACCTACCTCCAGCTGGTTGCCAACCGGGAATGGGTGCGCCACGAGGAGTTCGACGTGACGACGTGGTTCATCGTGCAGACCACCTCGCACCTGGCGTTGCGTTATGTGATTGACAAGCCTGCGATCTCGCGTGATCGGTTCATCGAGGAACTCACCGCACTGCTGGTCACGTACGCCTATCGGACCGCCGGCGAACCGCAGGTCAGGGCAGCAGCACTATCGAGCCCGTCGTCTTGCGGCCCTGCAGATCGCGGTGCGCCTGGGCCGCCTCGGCCAGCGGGTAGTGGCCGCCGACGGTGATCGTGATCGAGCCGGTCGAGATCGCATCCAGCAATTCACCTGCTCGCCAAGCGAATTCATCCGGCGTGCGGGTGAAATGCGCGAGATTGGGTCGGGTCAGGTACACCGATCCGGCGGCGTTGAGCCGCTGCGGGTCCACCGGCGGCACCGGCCCGCTGGAAGCGCCGAACAGGGCCAGTGTGCCGCGAATGGCCAGGCTGGCCAGGCTGGCGTCGAAGGTGGTCTTGCCGACCCCGTCGTACACCGCGGCGACCCCGTGGCCGTTGGTGAGCTCGCGGATCGTGGCGGCGAAATCACCAGGTTCCTCGGGGTAGTCGAGCACCTCGATCGCCCCGGCCTGCCGCGACAACTCGGCCTTCTCCGGGCCGGAGGCCGTCGTGATCACGCGGGCGCCCAGGCTGGTCGCCCATTGGGTCAGGATCAGTCCGACACCACCCGCTCCGGCGTGTACAAGCACGAAATCGCGGGCCTGCACTGGATACACCGACTTGATCAGATAGTGCGCCGTCATCCCCTTGAGCAGTGCGGAGGCGACCGCGTCCGACGGGACGTTATCGGGCACGTAGGCGACGAAATCAGCTGGAGCCGTGCAGAACTCGGCGTAGGAACCGGACGCCATGGCGGTCACCACCCGGTCGCCGGGCTTGATCGCGGCGACGTCGTTGCCGACGGCGGCGACCGTCCCGCACACCTCAGTGCCCAGCACGAACGGCAGCTCCCGCGGGTAGAGGCCCGAGCGGAAGTAGGTCTCGATGTAGTTGACGCCGATCGCGTCGGCTTCGATGAGCACCTCGGCGGGGCCGGGTTCGGGTTTCGGCTTCTCGACGTAGTTCAGGACCTCGGGGCCGCCCGTCTCGGCGACTTCGATTGCGTGCATGTCACTATCATCCCCGCTGTGACCCCACCCTCGAAGCTGGCCCGCCCCGACGTCTTCCACCCCAGCATCGTGCTGGCCGGATGCCCGCAACTGATCGCCGGTGACGGCGACGACGAGGGTCTGATCGAGGCGCTGCGCCGCCGGGGACTGCATGCCCGCTGGCTGTCCTGGGATGATCCGCAGACCGAAGATGCCGACCTGGTGATCCTGCGCGCGGCGTGGGACTACGCCGAACGCCGTGAGGAGTTCCTGAGCTGGACCACCCGGGTGCCCAACCTGCTGAACGCGCCGGAAGTGGTGGCGTGGAACAGCGATAAGCACTACCTGCAGGACCTTGCTGAGGCAGGTGTGCCCACCCTGGCGTCGTTCTTCTTCGAACCCGGCGAGAAGGTCACGCTGCCCAAGGGCGAGATCGTGGTCAAACCCGCGATCGGCGCCGGCTCGATCGACACCGGGCGGTTCGTCGACCACGCCGCTGCCCGCGCACACGTCGCCGCCCTGCAGGACTCCGGGCGCACGGCGCTGGTGCAGCCCTACGACGCCCGCGTGGAAGCGGGGGAGACGGCCCTGGTGTTCCTCGGCGGTCGCCAGTCGCACGCCTTCACCAAAGGTCCGATGCTTCCGCCGGAAGGCGAGGTGGCCGCCCTCGACGAGTCGGGCACCTACGTCGCCGAGAAACTGGCACCGGCCGATCCCGACTTCGCGATGTGGGACGTCGGCGTCACCGCGCTGGAGGCGGCGTGTGGGTACCTGGGCATCATCACCACTGAGCTGCTGTACGCCCGGGTGGATCTCATCGGTGGCGCCGATGATCCGGTGCTGCTCGAGCTCGAGCTGATCGAGCCGGGGTTGGGGTGGGGTCAGCTCGACGGAGCCACCCGCGAGCTGCAGCAGCGGACGTTCGCGCTGGAGGTCGAGTCAGCGCTCGAGCGTCTTGGGCTCGGTCCGCTGTCGCATCGACGCCCATAACGCAGCGGTGGCCGCGGTCGATGCCGCCGCACCCGCGACGTGCAGCGCCACCAGCGCGGCGGGCACACCGGTGAAGAACTGCACCGCGCCGACCAACCCTTGAGCCAGCACCAGCGCGACCAGCACCGCCAGTCGCCGCATGATCAGCCGTGGGGCGAACACCGCCTGCAGGCCGGCCGCCAGCCCTACCAGCAGCGCCAGATAGGCGATCAGCAGCGTGGAATGCATATGCACCAGCGTGAGGATCTCCACCTCGAGCCGCGGCACAGTGCGCTGCGGGCTCTTGTCGCCGGCGTGCGGGCCCGCACCGGTCACCAACGTGCCGGTGACCAGCGTGGCGGCCAGTGTCAGTACGCCGAGCAGGGTCAGATGCCGCAACGGCTTGGGCACTAGGACGGTGGGCAGGCCGTCGTCGGGTTCCCCGATCTTGACGTACAGCAGGGTGGCCAGCCACACCATCGCCATCGAGACCAGCAGGTGGATCG
This window encodes:
- a CDS encoding ATP-grasp domain-containing protein, whose amino-acid sequence is MTPPSKLARPDVFHPSIVLAGCPQLIAGDGDDEGLIEALRRRGLHARWLSWDDPQTEDADLVILRAAWDYAERREEFLSWTTRVPNLLNAPEVVAWNSDKHYLQDLAEAGVPTLASFFFEPGEKVTLPKGEIVVKPAIGAGSIDTGRFVDHAAARAHVAALQDSGRTALVQPYDARVEAGETALVFLGGRQSHAFTKGPMLPPEGEVAALDESGTYVAEKLAPADPDFAMWDVGVTALEAACGYLGIITTELLYARVDLIGGADDPVLLELELIEPGLGWGQLDGATRELQQRTFALEVESALERLGLGPLSHRRP
- a CDS encoding TetR/AcrR family transcriptional regulator, which gives rise to MASGLRKKPQQQRAKDTIERIVDAGARVLVQYGYDGASTNRIAQEAGLSPGSVYQYFRDKDAIVLAVVERLNDDLGRRIAAAFPLTTELSLDELARTVVTSLVDALSSQSDLLAAFLDRVPRLADGSPFGGLLSRAGELTYLQLVANREWVRHEEFDVTTWFIVQTTSHLALRYVIDKPAISRDRFIEELTALLVTYAYRTAGEPQVRAAALSSPSSCGPADRGAPGPPRPAGSGRRR
- a CDS encoding DUF7065 domain-containing protein — translated: MLTPLTDSDEELHPPGRQDHWQESFYFNWVAQDTVGLARLGYRAREGTADAVVITMRGGRREFVYAAINQKVATAPSMRDGFRVGRLTLRMNEPLQSWRITLSGQDSIDLTWTALASPFDFAESGGAHVLAARHFEHPGAVTGVTRLRGRHHEIVGFGTRDKSWGPRDWATITGWEWISAQFDGDFAFTASQTGEPGSQTQSGFIYRAGQCVAIDSFDLEYSWQSPHRVAGLHLTIRDAHGGSYHVTGTATSDVPLFKSGMLLDETHTRFEAHVDGRRLAGAGIVEHTWHAGGFEALRWAPRLVPVLVDAIRAPRR
- a CDS encoding COX15/CtaA family protein produces the protein MPVGRFFLRLVDLLPLPSLRTQRVIAAAVILTQGGIAVTGAIVRVTASGLGCPTWPQCFPGSFVPVPHSEVPGIHQAVEFGNRMITFLVVITAILAVLAVTRARRRREVLVYAWLMPASTVLQAVLGGITVLAGLAWWTVAIHLLVSMAMVWLATLLYVKIGEPDDGLPTVLVPKPLRHLTLLGVLTLAATLVTGTLVTGAGPHAGDKSPQRTVPRLEVEILTLVHMHSTLLIAYLALLVGLAAGLQAVFAPRLIMRRLAVLVALVLAQGLVGAVQFFTGVPAALVALHVAGAAASTAATAALWASMRQRTEPKTLER
- a CDS encoding quinone oxidoreductase family protein yields the protein MHAIEVAETGGPEVLNYVEKPKPEPGPAEVLIEADAIGVNYIETYFRSGLYPRELPFVLGTEVCGTVAAVGNDVAAIKPGDRVVTAMASGSYAEFCTAPADFVAYVPDNVPSDAVASALLKGMTAHYLIKSVYPVQARDFVLVHAGAGGVGLILTQWATSLGARVITTASGPEKAELSRQAGAIEVLDYPEEPGDFAATIRELTNGHGVAAVYDGVGKTTFDASLASLAIRGTLALFGASSGPVPPVDPQRLNAAGSVYLTRPNLAHFTRTPDEFAWRAGELLDAISTGSITITVGGHYPLAEAAQAHRDLQGRKTTGSIVLLP